In Fusarium oxysporum f. sp. lycopersici 4287 chromosome 4, whole genome shotgun sequence, a genomic segment contains:
- a CDS encoding MFS transporter, SIT family, siderophore-iron:H+ symporter, translated as MSSETAPLLGAPEQPSSSDLSQNAARPANPKRLSAGVARMAVVSKNLTRAHRIWLFTGIFLVGYAYGLESQVRLAYQSYATSSFDLHSYLSTINVLRNVIAVAVQPTAAKVADVFGRFEVIAISTVLYTLGIAIESTAPSVEIFCTGSVIYQTGYTCIVLLLEVLIADFSSMRARVFFSYLPAIPFLINTWISGNITSAVLSTTTWRWGLGMWAIIYPIASLPLLSCLYFLERKTWESESGKESDEIVLVSLKTKKGRADLFHQLDIVGLVLLVLAFSLILAPLTVAGGTASHWRSWYIILPLVLGFCFMIAFITWEQRGARHPLIPFHLLRDRGVWSALAVRSLLNLAWCTQGNYLYTILIVAFDFSIENATRIISFFSFFGVITGVLAGLVIFKIRRLKFIIVGGTLLFMVAFGVLILYPGGASTSSQDGIIGAQILLGVAGGFFAYPTQASIQASATREHVAILTGLYLSFYNVGSALGTCLSGAIWTQTLYKALKHNLDFQPDETLAKRIYNSPFAVIPDYPVGTAIRDAIISSYSSVQRLLCIAGICVCIPMIIFALALRNPRLSEQQVQTEDEENHED; from the coding sequence ATGTCCTCAGAAACAGCGCCGCTTCTCGGCGCTCCTGAACAACCAAGCTCAAGTGACTTATCACAAAATGCCGCGAGGCCTGCTAATCCTAAGAGACTTTCAGCGGGCGTGGCGCGCATGGCTGTTGTCTCCAAAAACCTCACCCGCGCACATCGGATTTGGCTCTTTACGGGTATTTTCCTCGTCGGGTATGCGTATGGTTTAGAGAGTCAGGTTCGTTTGGCGTATCAGTCTTATGCAACGTCGAGTTTTGATCTGCATTCGTATCTTTCCACGATCAATGTCTTGCGCAATGTTATCGCGGTGGCGGTTCAACCTACAGCGGCCAAGGTGGCAGATGTCTTCGGCAGGTTCGAGGTCATTGCCATTTCAACAGTTCTTTATACCCTCGGAATCGCCATCGAGTCAACTGCGCCATCAGTCGAGATCTTCTGCACCGGATCGGTAATTTACCAAACGGGATATACATGCATAGTCCTGCTTTTGGAAGTTCTCATCGCAGACTTCTCATCTATGCGAGCGCGCGTCTTTTTCAGCTATCTCCCAGCAATCCCattcctcatcaacacctGGATCAGCGGAAACATCACTTCTGCGGTATTGAGCACGACGACTTGGAGATGGGGCCTTGGAATGTGGGCTATCATCTACCCCATTGCCTCACTGCCTCTCCTATCATGCCTCTACTTTCTTGAGAGGAAAACCTGGGAGTCTGAAAGCGGAAAGGAGAGCGACGAGATTGTCTTGGTTTctctcaagaccaagaagggcAGGGCAGATCTCTTTCACCAACTCGATATTGTcggccttgtccttcttgtcctcgcCTTCTCGCTCATTCTAGCCCCTTTAACCGTCGCTGGCGGTACCGCTAGCCACTGGCGCAGTTGGTACATCATCCTCCCTCTGGTCCTAGGCTTCTGTTTCATGATCGCTTTCATCACTTGGGAACAACGCGGTGCTCGTCATCCTCTCATCCCATTCCATCTGCTTCGCGATAGAGGCGTCTGGTCGGCCCTGGCAGTTCGAAGTCTTCTTAACCTAGCATGGTGCACGCAAGGAAACTACCTTTACACGATCCTCATTGTCGCCTTTGACTTTTCTATCGAGAACGCAACCCGTATCATTTCATTCTTCTCATTCTTTGGAGTCATCACTGGAGTTCTAGCTGGTCTAGTCATTTTTAAGATCCGTCGGCTCAAGTTTATCATTGTTGGAGGCACACTGCTCTTCATGGTCGCATTTGGCGTTTTAATCTTATACCCTGGCGGagcttcgacatcttccCAAGACGGAATCATCGGGGCGCAGATTCTTCTCGGAGTGGCGGGCGGGTTCTTCGCTTATCCGACTCAAGCATCTATCCAAGCCTCGGCAACTCGAGAGCACGTGGCCATTCTCACAGGTCTCTACCTCTCATTCTACAATGTCGGAAGCGCCCTAGGTACATGTCTTTCAGGCGCTATCTGGACTCAAACTCTTTACAAAGCTCTGAAGCATAACCTAGATTTCCAACCCGACGAAACCCTTGCCAAGAGAATTTACAACTCGCCTTTTGCCGTGATACCAGATTACCCAGTCGGAACGGCCATTCGAGACGCGATTATCAGCAGCTACAGTTCCGTACAGAGACTTCTTTGTATCGCCGGAATTTGCGTTTGTATACCCATGATCATCTTTGCCTTGGCATTAAGAAATCCGAGGCTGTCGGAGCAGCAGGTTCAGACGGAGGATGAGGAAAATCACGAAGATTAA